Proteins co-encoded in one Ruegeria sp. HKCCD4315 genomic window:
- a CDS encoding complex I NDUFA9 subunit family protein produces the protein MSKLVTIYGGSGFVGRYIARRMASEGWRVRVAVRRPNEAMFVKPYGVVGQVEPVLCNIRDDASVALAMHSADAVVNCVGVLNELGKNDFGAVQAEGAERIARLAAEQGIERMVHVSAIGADANAASEYSQTKAQGEKGVLKHMPNAVILRPSVIFGTEDQFFNRFAGMTRMGPFLPLVGAETKFQPVFVDDVAKAAVKGVLGQAEPGVYELGGPEVKTFRALMQQMLEVIHRRRVIIGMPFFAARIMAGVLDVVKFVSFQLFPNNILTRDQLKNLRNDNVVSDGARSFADLEITPTTLESVLPEYLWKFRPSGQYDEIQNSAKNLRTDQL, from the coding sequence ATGTCGAAACTGGTGACGATTTATGGCGGATCGGGATTTGTCGGTCGCTACATCGCGCGGCGCATGGCAAGTGAGGGGTGGCGTGTACGGGTAGCAGTGCGCCGCCCGAACGAGGCGATGTTCGTGAAGCCCTATGGCGTCGTCGGCCAAGTCGAACCGGTGTTGTGCAACATCCGCGATGACGCGTCCGTTGCGTTGGCCATGCACAGTGCGGATGCTGTGGTCAACTGCGTTGGTGTTCTGAACGAACTGGGCAAAAACGATTTTGGTGCTGTACAGGCCGAAGGGGCCGAGCGTATTGCGCGATTGGCGGCTGAGCAGGGGATTGAACGGATGGTTCATGTCTCGGCCATTGGCGCTGACGCCAACGCCGCCAGCGAATACTCTCAGACCAAGGCGCAGGGTGAAAAGGGCGTGTTGAAGCATATGCCGAACGCGGTGATCCTTCGGCCTTCCGTGATTTTTGGCACAGAGGATCAATTCTTCAACCGCTTCGCCGGTATGACGCGCATGGGGCCGTTCCTGCCATTGGTTGGGGCCGAAACCAAATTCCAGCCGGTTTTTGTGGATGATGTGGCCAAGGCCGCGGTCAAAGGCGTTCTGGGGCAGGCCGAACCTGGCGTGTATGAGCTGGGTGGCCCCGAGGTCAAAACCTTCCGCGCTTTGATGCAGCAGATGCTGGAAGTGATCCATCGTCGTCGCGTTATCATCGGTATGCCGTTCTTTGCCGCGCGGATCATGGCGGGTGTTCTGGATGTCGTGAAGTTTGTCAGTTTCCAGTTGTTCCCGAACAACATTCTGACCCGCGATCAGCTGAAGAACCTGCGGAACGACAATGTGGTGTCAGATGGAGCAAGGTCTTTCGCCGATCTTGAGATCACGCCGACCACGTTGGAATCTGTGCTGCCGGAATACTTGTGGAAGTTCCGCCCCTCGGGTCAGTATGACGAGATTCAGAATTCGGCGAAGAACCTGCGGACTGATCAGCTGTAG
- a CDS encoding undecaprenyl-diphosphate phosphatase, whose protein sequence is MSLFHLILVAIIQGITEFLPISSSGHLILLPNLTGLQDQGQTIDVAVHVGTLGAVVLYFWPDVKRAISGLPHALIGRTDTEQARLALGLIIATIPTVIAGLILYMTGLSEAMRSITVIGWTMLGFGLLLYWMDQKAPQTKETADWGVRDAFTMGLWQVLALIPGTSRSGITITGARQLGYTREDGARIAMLMSIPTILASGTLLSLDVIGNADAQLARDGAIAAVFAFISALLALSLMMRLLRSVSFTPYVIYRVILGAILLFMAYS, encoded by the coding sequence ATGAGTCTTTTCCACCTGATTCTCGTAGCAATTATTCAGGGAATCACTGAGTTTTTGCCCATATCTTCATCAGGTCACCTGATCCTTTTGCCAAACCTGACGGGCCTGCAGGATCAGGGGCAAACCATAGACGTTGCGGTGCATGTGGGAACCCTTGGCGCGGTCGTTCTGTATTTCTGGCCGGACGTTAAACGCGCCATTTCGGGCCTACCGCATGCCTTGATTGGCCGTACTGACACAGAACAAGCACGCTTAGCCCTGGGCTTGATCATCGCAACAATCCCGACGGTGATCGCAGGCTTGATCCTGTATATGACCGGGCTGAGTGAGGCCATGCGTTCGATCACAGTAATTGGTTGGACCATGTTGGGTTTCGGTCTGTTGCTGTATTGGATGGACCAGAAAGCCCCACAAACCAAAGAAACCGCAGATTGGGGCGTACGCGACGCGTTCACTATGGGGTTGTGGCAGGTTCTTGCCCTGATTCCCGGCACGTCGCGGTCTGGAATAACCATCACTGGCGCGCGCCAGTTAGGCTATACCCGCGAAGACGGCGCGCGGATTGCCATGTTGATGTCGATCCCGACGATCCTTGCCTCTGGCACCTTGCTTTCTTTGGATGTGATAGGAAACGCCGACGCACAGTTGGCGCGCGACGGCGCCATTGCTGCGGTGTTTGCTTTTATCTCAGCTCTTTTGGCACTCAGCCTGATGATGCGGCTACTGCGCAGCGTCAGCTTCACACCCTACGTCATCTACCGCGTCATTCTTGGCGCGATCCTGCTGTTCATGGCCTACAGCTGA